The stretch of DNA ggaaaaatatgggaaagttggatctgataaaatgttctttactgacggttcatacataaacgggtccactggcttcggcatcttcaatgaaaactccagtgcctctttcaaactcaaagatccctgttccgtgtatgtcgcagaaatgggtgcgatatactatgctctagggatcattgaaacactgcccatcgaccattattttattttttcagacagtctcagctcaatagaggcaatccgctcaatgaaagttgataaacgctcatcttatttcctaacaagaataagacatctattgagtgttttggtcgaaaaattattcaagattaccttagcatgggttccctctcattgctcgattccggggaatgagaaagcggactcgctagctaaggtgggcgcttcagaaggcacactttttgaaaggcaaattgcttataacgatttttttcacattcctcgtcaggacacactcgttagttggcagcgcatgtggagtgaagatgagttcggtcgttggttacacacgattatccctaaggtctcgacgagtgcatggttcaagggattgaatgtaggtcgtgatttcattcgcgtgatatctcggcttatgtccaatcactacaacctaaacgcgcatctctatcgcattgggctcgcagcaaacaatctttgtgattgtggcgatggctaccacgacatcgagcctgttgtctggtcgtgtatccggttccatgctgctcgctctcagctctctagagcactgagagcaaaaggcagacaatcggatatccccgtccgggatatcttaggtagccgggatcctgatcttctgcttcatctatacctgttcctcagaaacgccgatgtcaacgtttaatgatgtttccttcgttgtgtccccgtttcataaccCTCCtacccgatcgataaacttttacttagtcgcggcaatacatacacacactctttacagatgcacgggccaaaggttgcgcagtccactgatcattcaacaagagccaaaggttgtaccgctcatgacaactctacacgaactgatgattgcgccggctagtgaccattctatcctggattcctcgagtcgagaaagacgcaccacgctagatatggggtacagactagggagcgttgctgattaatggtcagctgcatcccaataggaagtagcccgtgtcgggcacacgtatagagcatcgaagactgcaacatatcaattatgagaacacttgtaatactaacctcgagccaaccgcgagtaatcggttacatattactaacatagttgtaagacaaaaattgtcaaaatattggactcccggccccgtcaggctaacgccacatgtgccttaataaaaaatatattttggaaaaaaaaaaaaaaaaaatgtctaaaAGCACATCAACCATACTATTAAAGTCAGCACCTTTAAAATCATAGTGGACGGCGGTAGGAACGATGCTGAAACTGTTCGTACTGGTTTTCATAGTAAGGTAAAGTGGAGGATGATGAGGTACTGATTTCACCATAGGCACAGGTGCTACCGATAATATCGGAGCTCCGTCTGGTTTGCTCACGAAGCAGAGATCAAGCATGCGGTCATTTTCATTCGTAATAGAATTGATTTGTTGAAGCAGATTATAGCTGTACCCGTCTAGTAAGGCGTTCGTCCCAGCATGGAAAGTTGACTGGGTCGCATCAGCGTACAAAAATCTTCCAGATCCAATTTGCCACTTTAAATTTGGGAGATTGAAATCACCAACTACAACAATTTCGTCAGCTGGAAGCGCACGTGAAGCTATTACCGACACCGATTGTACTTGGACATCGATCAATGCAACGTCTCGAGTACGAACAGGAGGAATATAAACTACGCAGAGATACAGCTTTCTACCTTCCAGTTTTATCGAAACCCACACTTGTTCGATACAGGACCATGAGGTTTCTCTAATCAGGTGAGCTTTTAGGCGTCGGTGGACAGCTATGAGAACACCACCCCCTGATGATTTTGTACTATTGAGATGATTTCGGTCCGTGCGGAATACTTCATAGTTCTGCccgcaaacttggttggagagaGTGCGGTCGTCGAGCCAGGTCTCCGTCAAAGCGATGATGTCGTACCAGCCATCCGAACACGCGTGTCGATACTCGTTAAGACGGCTGTTTAAACCACCAACGTTCTGGTAGTACGCATGTAGTTCAGTACATTGACGTATTTGTGTATGTACTGACTGGTGTGTGCTAGAAAGCGAAGGTCCATCAGCAGAATCGAAAGAGTTAACATTGCGGTACTCGCCTTGAGCAGGCGGATGGGAGACCCCTATCCGATCATCGACAACAGGACCGGAACGACTCCGACGACAGGATACTTCAAAGGGCACGACTGTGTCGAGCAGATTCAGGGCTCTCATGGAGGCTTAGCAATGCATTCCGGTTCGATGTAATTCCTGGTTGAACTTACTGGACGAAACTCACTGGAGTTGAAATTAGTTTGCGCGGTATCGCTGAAAACGGATCGGAATACAGGAAACGAAGAAGCGGTATTGAGTTTATACTTGCCAGAGTTAGCAAGTTGGAAGACCCTCTCACCAGCTCCGAACACAGGAACGGACGGCTGGCGATGTGAGTAGATGAGCAGCAGTTCACGACTGTGTCGGGAGG from Toxorhynchites rutilus septentrionalis strain SRP chromosome 3, ASM2978413v1, whole genome shotgun sequence encodes:
- the LOC129779317 gene encoding uncharacterized protein LOC129779317, producing the protein MRALNLLDTVVPFEVSCRRSRSGPVVDDRIGVSHPPAQGEYRNVNSFDSADGPSLSSTHQSVHTQIRQCTELHAYYQNVGGLNSRLNEYRHACSDGWYDIIALTETWLDDRTLSNQVCGQNYEVFRTDRNHLNSTKSSGGGVLIAVHRRLKAHLIRETSWSCIEQVWVSIKLEGRKLYLCVVYIPPVRTRDVALIDVQVQSVSVIASRALPADEIVVVGDFNLPNLKWQIGSGRFLYADATQSTFHAGTNALLDGYSYNLLQQINSITNENDRMLDLCFVSKPDGAPILSVAPVPMVKSVPHHPPLYLTMKTSTNSFSIVPTAVHYDFKGADFNSMVDVLLDIFFFFFSKIYFLLRHMWR